A region from the Vicia villosa cultivar HV-30 ecotype Madison, WI linkage group LG3, Vvil1.0, whole genome shotgun sequence genome encodes:
- the LOC131593332 gene encoding putative disease resistance protein At3g14460 has product MEAIQFQRYTLVSLSNTVKKLLEKIVSTQLVDTFRIKNVNASLSKTVKETLVDLQDVLNYANNKLIPSQANNESLDMLRRDVLQVSYLLHETDFFGYATVLTAKHLKIHSRLTFFIQLIKSRTVNLIQILQGFRKQIGGYESAIYVRGHDIEKLIHLLLSSIDGDSKIRVISIVGMGGIGKTALAKHLYNLPQVNDKFEFKLWADFSNDIDAFTVFQNILRFIISKTTTSNDTTIYPIFLLVLDGVWDARSVNWTLLMDIFNAGETGSRIIVTSRDERVPLSIQTFLSVHHLRPLKAEDCWSLLAEHAFGAHNYHQRSNLEEIGRKIARKCDGLPLAAVAHGALLRIWSDPYAWNYVLESKTQHIAYEVLASLKLSYSFLSDPLKQCFQYCSIFPKKSILEKKMVVQLWIAAGLLESLSTDQEKIGEEYFDELVSRSLIHRRSISDNEENFGMHNFIHDLATEVSSPEVSSPYCINMDKHNLDFRMHNFSYNRGTYDSYDKFDKLYGLEGLRTFLAFPLQEQLPLCLLSNKIVHDLLPKMKQLRMLSLSSYKSITKLPNSIGNLLDLRYLNLSHTSIDRLPSETCKLYHLQFLLLAGCKMLTELPKDMEKLINLRHLDISNTALREIPVQIAKLENLNTLSDFVVSKHNGGLNIADLGNLPHLRGKLSISQLQNVDDPFEVVRANIKMKEKIDELSLEWDCGSAFQDSQIKSVVLEKLQPSTNLKSLTIKGYGGISFPNWLGDFLFSNMVYLRILNCNDCLWLPPLGQLGNLKELIIEGMQSVEIIGIEFYGSGGSSFQPFPSLESLHFENMQEWKEWDLIGGTTTTFPNLKTLSLRKCPKLIARNITEKLPFLTELELRECPLLVQSIPLSDHVFGQLMFPLNSLQQLTIDGFPSLMSFPIDGLPKTLKLFIISNCENLEFLPHNNLHNYTSLEELKISYSCNSMISFTLGTLPVLKSLFIEGCINLKSILIAEDESAKSLSFLRSIKRWNCNELESFPSGELATPNLVYIALWKCEKLHSLPEAMNSLAGLQELEIDNLPKLQFLVIDELPSSLQKLSVGPIGGIMWNTEPTWKHLTCLLELRINGDDVVNTLMGPLLPTSLVKLCICGLNDTSIDEKWLQHLTSLQNLEIINAPKLKSLPKKGFPSSLSVLSVARCPLLEASLRTKRGKEWRKIAHIPSIVINDELIT; this is encoded by the coding sequence ATGGAGGCCATTCAATTTCAGAGATATACACTGGTGTCACTCTCAAATACTGTGaaaaagttgttagaaaagattgtTTCTACTCAGCTCGTCGACACGTTCCGGATCAAGAACGTTAACGCTTCACTTTCGAAAACGGTGAAGGAAACACTGGTGGATCTTCAAGATGTTCTTAATTATGCTAACAACAAACTCATCCCAAGTCAAGCTAACAACGAATCACTGGATATGCTGAGACGTGATGTTCTTCAAGTTTCCTATTTGCTTCACGAAACTGATTTTTTTGGGTATGCTACCGTACTTACTGCTAAGCACCTCAAAATTCATTCTCGTTTAACTTTCTTCATTCAACTCATTAAGTCTAGAACGGTCAATTTAATTCAAATATTACAAGGCTTTAGAAAACAAATTGGTGGTTATGAATCTGCTATATATGTAAGAGGCCATGATATTGAGAAACTTATACATCTTTTGTTGTCTAGTATTGATGGTGATAGTAAAATAAGAGTCATTTCCATTGTTGGTATGGGAGGGATTGGTAAAACAGCTCTGGCTAAACACCTTTACAATCTTCCTCAAGTTAATGACAAATTTGAGTTCAAACTGTGGGCAGATTTCTCAAATGATATTGACGCTttcactgtttttcaaaacattcttagATTTATTATTTCAAAAACAACCACAAGTAATGATACAACCATTTACCCAATTTTTTTGCTGGTATTGGATGGTGTGTGGGATGCAAGATCTGTCAATTGGACATTACTTATGGATATCTTTAATGCGGGGGAAACGGGAAGTAGGATCATTGTAACATCAAGAGATGAAAGAGTTCCACTATCCATACAAACCTTTCTTTCTGTCCACCATCTGAGACCCTTGAAAGCTGAAGATTGCTGGTCTTTACTTGCTGAACATGCATTTGGAGCGCATAACTACCACCAGCGATCCAATCTAGAAGAAATTGGCAGGAAAATTGCAAGAAAGTGTGATGGTTTACCATTAGCTGCTGTAGCACATGGGGCTCTTCTTCGCATCTGGTCTGACCCGTATGCTTGGAATTATGTGCTAGAAAGTAAGACTCAACATATAGCTTATGAGGTGCTAGCTTCTCTCAAATTGAGCTACAGTTTTCTTTCTGATCCTTTAAAACAGTGTTTTCAATATTGTTCAATTTTTCCAAAGAAGTCCATCTTAGAAAAAAAGATGGTAGTTCAGTTGTGGATTGCAGCAGGCTTACTTGAATCATTGTCCACAGATCAGGAAAAAATTGGAGAAGAATACTTTGATGAACTAGTGTCAAGGTCGTTGATACATCGGCGATCTATTAGTGACAACGAAGAAAACTTTGGAATGCACAACTTCATCCATGATTTAGCTACAGAGGTTTCATCTCCAGAAGTTTCATCTCCATATTGCATCAATATGGACAAACATAACCTAGATTTTAGGATGCATAATTTCTCATACAACAGAGGAACATATGACTCATATGACAAATTTGATAAATTATACGGATTAGAAGGTTTGCGTACCTTCCTAGCATTCCCGTTACAAGAACAACTGCCTCTTTGTTTGCTATCCAACAAGATAGTACATGACTTGCTGCCAAAAATGAAACAATTACGCATGTTGTCTCTATCAAGCTACAAGAGTATCACCAAGCTTCCCAACTCTATTGGAAATTTGTTAGACTTGCGGTACTTAAATCTTTCTCACACTAGTATTGACAGGCTGCCTTCTGAAACATGCAAGCTTTACCATCTGCAGTTCTTGTTGTTGGCAGGCTGTAAAATGCTCACTGAATTGCCGAAGGACATGGAAAAATTGATTAATTTGCGCCACCTTGACATTAGTAACACTGCATTGAGGGAGATACCTGTACAAATAGCCAAACTAGAAAATCTCAACACTTTGTCTGACTTTGTTGTCAGCAAACATAATGGTGGATTAAATATCGCAGATCTAGGAAATCTTCCCCACCTACGTGGAAAACTTTCAATATCACAGCTACAAAATGTTGATGACCCCTTTGAAGTAGTTCGAGCCAATATaaagatgaaagaaaaaatagacgAGTTATCTTTGGAATGGGATTGTGGTAGTGCTTTTCAAGATTCACAAATTAAAAGTGTTGTACTTGAAAAGTTGCAACCCTCAACGAATTTGAAAAGTCTCACCATCAAAGGCTATGGTGGAATCAGCTTTCCAAATTGGTTAGGTGATTTTTTATTTAGCAACATGGTGTATTTAAGGATCTTGAATTGCAATGATTGTTTATGGCTTCCGCCCCTTGGACAATTGGGTAATTTGAAAGAACTCATTATTGAAGGGATGCAATCAGTGGAGATAATTGGTATTGAGTTCTATGGAAGTGGTGGTTCTTCATTTCAACCATTTCCCTCTTTGGAGAGTTTACACTTTGAGAATATGCAAGAGTGGAAGGAATGGGACTTGATTGGAGGTACGACTACAACGTTTCCTAATCTAAAAACTTTATCGCTAAGAAAGTGCCCGAAACTGATAGCCAGAAACATAACTGAAAAACTTCCTTTCTTAACTGAACTTGAGTTACGAGAATGTCCTTTACTGGTGCAATCAATTCCATTATCTGATCATGTATTTGGGCAACTGATGTTCCCTCTGAATTCTCTTCAACAGCTGACCATAGACGGTTTTCCATCTCTGATGTCGTTCCCAATAGACGGTCTACCAAAAACTTTGAAGCTTTTCATAATCAGTAATTGTGAGAATTTAGAATTCCTTCCTCACAATAACTTACACAATTATACATCACTTGAGGAATTAAAAATATCTTATAGCTGTAATTCAATGATATCATTTACATTAGGCACTCTCCCTGTCCtcaagagtttgtttattgaAGGTTGTATAAATCTGAAATCAATATTAATTGCAGAAGACGAGTCGGCAAAGAGTCTCTCATTTCTTAGAAGCATCAAAAGATGGAATTGTAATGAACTGGAGTCATTTCCCTCAGGTGAATTGGCAACTCCAAACCTTGTTTATATTGCATTGTGGAAGTGTGAGAAACTTCATTCACTGCCAGAAGCAATGAACAGTCTAGCTGGCCTTCAAGAACTGGAAATTGATAATCTACCAAAGCTTCAATTTCTAGTCATAGATGAGTTACCTAGCAGTTTACAGAAACTGTCTGTTGGCCCTATTGGTGGGATTATGTGGAATACTGAGCCAACTTGGAAACATCTCACTTGTCTCTTGGAGTTGCGAATTAACGGTGATGATGTGGTGAACACGCTGATGGGGCCACTGCTACCTACATCGCTTGTGAAACTGTGCATTTGTGGTCTTAATGATACAAGCATTGATGAGAAGTGGCTTCAACATCTCACTTCTCTTCAGAATCTTGAGATTATTAACGCTCCCAAACTCAAGTCACTGCCAAAGAAAGGATTTCCTTCCTCGCTTTCAGTACTAAGTGTTGCTCGCTGTCCATTACTAGAAGCAAGTTTGCGGACAAAGCGGGGGAAAGAGTGGCGTAAGATTGCTCATATTCCCTCCATAGTTATTAATGACGAATTGATCACATGA
- the LOC131593333 gene encoding putative disease resistance protein At3g14460 codes for MPFTLIFCWYWMVCGMQDLSIGHYLWISLMLGKQEVGSLSQHNLSYNRGLYDSFDKFDKWYGIKGLRTFLAIPLQEQLPLGLLSNKVVHDLLPTMKQLRVLSLSNYKSITQVPNSFGDLLYMRYLNLSHTNIERLPSKTCKLYNLQFLLLAGCKRFTELPKDMGKLVNLCYLDVSNTALREMPKHMGKLVNLYYLDVSNTALREMPKDMGKLVNLRYLDVSDIVLTEMPIQIAKLQNLQTLSDFVVSKHNDGLKVAELGKFPNLHGKLSISQLQNVYDPIEAFKANMKMKERIDELALEWDCGTTSNPQVQSIVLEHLQPSKKLKSLTIKGYGGVNIPNWLGDSLFDNMVYLRISNCDNCLWLPPLGQLGNLKELNIVSMLSINSVDIEFYGSDGSALFQPFPSLETLRFEDMPEWEEWNMIGGPTMNFPSLKHLLLNKCPKLQGNILYKLPSLTELELKGCPLLVESRHSDDNNNIIIIAPMSGVFNRLMLPLNSLQQLTIDDFPCLTSFPTAGLPKTLKFLIISNCENLEFLPHECLHNYTLLEELKISYSCNSMISFTLGVLPVLKSLFIEGCINLKSILIAEDVSQKSLSFLRSIKIWDCNELESFSPGGLATPNLIYFGMWKCEKLPSLPQAMQTLTDLREMEIDNLPNLQSFFIDDLPSSLQELTVGSVGGIMRNTVPTWEHLTCLSVLRINSDDSVNMLMGPFLPASLLTLCIYDLNDTVIDGKWFQHLKSLQKLEIVNASKLKSLPKEGLPSSLHVLSITCCPLLETNLQRKRGKEWRKIARIPFIIINDKMIT; via the coding sequence ATGCCATTTACCCTAATTTTTTGCTGGTATTGGATGGTGTGTGGGATGCAAGATCTGTCAATTGGACATTACTTATGGATATCTTTAATGCTGGGGAAACAGGAAGTAGGGTCATTGTCACAACACAATTTGTCATACAATAGAGGGCTATATGACTCATTTGATAAATTTGATAAATGGTACGGAATAAAAGGTTTGCGTACCTTTCTAGCAATTCCATTACAAGAACAATTACCTCTTGGTTTGCTATCAAACAAGGTAGTACATGACTTGCTTCCAACAATGAAACAATTACGAGTGTTGTCTCTCTCAAACTACAAGAGTATCACTCAGGTTCCCAACTCTTTTGGAGATTTGTTATACATGCGGTACTTGAATCTTTCTCACACTAATATTGAAAGGCTGCCTTCTAAAACATGCAAGCTTTACAATCTGCAGTTCTTGTTGTTGGCAGGCTGTAAAAGGTTCACTGAATTGCCAAAGGACATGGGAAAATTGGTTAATCTATGCTACCTTGACGTAAGTAACACCGCGTTGAGGGAGATGCCGAAGCACATGGGAAAATTGGTTAATCTATACTACCTTGACGTAAGTAACACCGCGTTGAGGGAGATGCCGAAGGACATGGGAAAGTTGGTTAATCTACGCTACCTTGACGTTAGTGACATTGTATTGACGGAGATGCCAATTCAAATAGCTAAACTACAAAACCTCCAAACTCTGTCCGACTTTGTTGTCAGCAAACATAATGATGGATTGAAGGTTGCAGAGTTGGGAAAATTTCCCAACCTACATGGAAAACTTTCCATCTCACAATTACAAAATGTTTATGACCCCATTGAAGCTTTTAAAGccaatatgaagatgaaagaacgAATAGATGAATTAGCTTTAGAATGGGATTGTGGTACTACTTCAAATCCACAAGTTCAAAGTATTGTACTTGAACATTTGCAACcctcaaaaaaattgaaaagtctcACCATCAAAGGCTATGGCGGAGTCAACATTCCAAATTGGTTGGGTGATTCTTTATTTGATAATATGGTGTATTTAAGGATCTCCAATTGTGATAACTGTTTATGGCTTCCACCCCTTGGACAATTGGGTAATTTGAAAGAACTCAATATTGTTTCGATGCTTTCAATAAACAGTGTTGATATAGAGTTCTATGGAAGTGATGGTTCTGCTTTATTTCAACCATTTCCGTCCTTAGAGACTCTACGCTTTGAGGATATGCCTGAGTGGGAGGAATGGAACATGATTGGAGGTCCGACTATGAATTTTCCTAGTCTCAAACATTTGTTGCTAAATAAATGTCCTAAATTGCAGGGAAACATACTTTACAAACTTCCTTCCTTAACTGAACTTGAGTTAAAAGGGTGTCCTTTACTGGTGGAGTCAAGACATTCAGATGATAATAACAATATCATCATTATAGCTCCAATGTCAGGTGTATTCAACAGATTGATGCTCCCTCTCAATTCTCTTCAACAGTTGACCATAGACGACTTTCCATGTCTAACGTCTTTCCCAACAGCCGGCCTACCAAAAACCTTGAAATTTCTCATAATTAGTAATTGTGAGAATCTAGAGTTTCTACCTCATGAATGTTTGCACAATTACACATTGCTCGAGGAATTGAAAATATCTTATAGTTGTAATTCAATGATATCATTTACCTTGGGTGTTCTCCCCGTCCTCAAGAGTCTGTTTATTGAAGGTTGTATAAATCTGAAATCAATATTAATTGCAGAAGATGTGTCGCAAAAGAGTCTCTCATTTCTTAGAAGCATCAAAATATGGGATTGTAATGAACTGGAGTCATTTTCCCCAGGTGGATTGGCCACTCCAAACCTCATTTATTTTGGAATGTGGAAGTGTGAGAAGCTTCCTTCACTACCACAAGCAATGCAAACTCTAACTGACCTTCGAGAAATGGAAATTGATAATCTACCAAATCTTCAATCATTTTTCATCGATGATTTGCCTAGTAGTTTACAAGAACTGACTGTTGGTTCTGTTGGAGGGATTATGCGGAATACTGTGCCAACTTGGGAACATCTCACTTGTCTTTCAGTGTTGCGAATTAACAGCGATGATTCGGTGAACATGTTGATGGGGCCTTTTCTACCTGCATCGCTTTTGACACTATGCATCTATGATCTCAATGATACAGTCATTGATGGGAAGTGGTTTCAACATCTAAAGTCTCTCCAAAAACTTGAGATTGTTAATGCTTCCAAACTCAAGTCGTTGCCAAAAGAGGGATTGCCTTCCTCTCTGCATGTACTAAGTATCACTTGTTGTCCGTTATTGGAAACCAATTTGCAGAGGAAGCGAGGAAAAGAATGGCGTAAGATTGCTCGCATTCCCTtcataatcatcaatgataaAATGATCACATGA